One Ktedonobacteraceae bacterium DNA segment encodes these proteins:
- a CDS encoding S9 family peptidase: MMDENQKHSNNPLNELIPRKILFGNPDKASPQISPDGTRMAYLAPVNDVLNVWVGTIGRDDYAPVTRDEERGIRFYAWAADNQHILYIQDVAGNENWRLYATNLASGETRDLTPFENVQARVIERNKHFPNELLLGLNKDNPQVHDVYHLDLPTGQLRLVAKNPGNIIGWGADANFKVRVAVTATADGGRGLLYREDEQAEWRELLVWEGDDSENSYPVNFSLDGQSLYLVDSRNANASRLVKMDIASGAITVIAEDPHYDVGDVMIHPDTYEIQAVAFNKDRVEWTVLDESIRVDFDTIREIHPGDFAISSRDDADASWVVRFTVDDGPVANYAYERKSQSATFLFDNQPALNNYTLAKMRPITFTARDGLTIHGYLTLPPWVDRGPLPMVVDVHGGPWVRDSWGYNPEAQWFANRGYACLQVNYRGSTGYGKDFLNAGNREWGGKMHDDLVDGVHWAIEQGIADAKKVAIYGGSYGGYAALVGATFTPDVFCCAVDIVGPSNLITLIKTIPPYWTPLLVVFYKRVGNPDTEEEFLKSRSPLFKVDQIKIPILIAQGANDPRVKQSESEQIVEAMKSKGIEYEYMLFPDEGHGFARPENRLKFYAAAEKFLAKHLGGRYEE; this comes from the coding sequence ATGATGGACGAAAATCAGAAGCATTCAAATAATCCATTGAATGAACTGATTCCCCGAAAAATTCTCTTCGGCAACCCGGACAAGGCCAGTCCGCAGATTTCGCCGGATGGCACCAGGATGGCCTATCTTGCGCCAGTGAACGATGTGCTGAATGTATGGGTTGGTACGATTGGCAGGGATGATTACGCGCCGGTGACGCGAGATGAGGAGCGAGGTATCCGATTTTATGCCTGGGCTGCCGATAATCAGCATATTTTGTATATACAGGATGTAGCGGGCAACGAGAACTGGCGGCTCTACGCGACAAATCTCGCCAGTGGGGAAACTCGTGACCTGACCCCGTTCGAAAATGTGCAGGCACGAGTTATCGAGCGCAATAAGCATTTCCCCAATGAATTGCTGCTCGGCCTGAATAAGGATAATCCACAGGTACATGATGTGTATCACCTTGATCTGCCTACCGGCCAGTTGAGACTGGTTGCTAAAAATCCAGGCAATATTATTGGTTGGGGAGCCGATGCCAACTTCAAGGTGCGTGTAGCAGTCACCGCGACGGCGGATGGAGGGCGCGGGTTGCTGTATCGCGAGGATGAGCAGGCAGAATGGCGGGAATTGCTCGTATGGGAAGGCGATGATAGTGAGAATAGTTACCCGGTCAATTTTTCGCTGGATGGCCAATCGCTGTACCTGGTCGATTCAAGAAATGCCAACGCCAGCCGCCTGGTGAAAATGGATATCGCGTCCGGGGCGATCACCGTGATCGCGGAAGACCCGCATTATGATGTGGGTGATGTCATGATACACCCCGATACATACGAGATTCAGGCGGTCGCCTTTAACAAGGACCGCGTGGAATGGACGGTTTTAGATGAATCGATTCGGGTCGATTTTGATACAATTCGGGAGATTCATCCCGGTGATTTCGCGATAAGCAGCCGCGATGATGCTGATGCCAGCTGGGTAGTGCGATTCACCGTCGATGATGGGCCGGTAGCCAATTACGCCTATGAGCGCAAGAGCCAGTCTGCCACTTTCCTCTTCGATAACCAGCCCGCGTTAAACAACTATACGCTGGCAAAAATGCGCCCCATTACTTTCACTGCCAGAGATGGTTTAACCATCCATGGCTACCTGACGTTGCCGCCCTGGGTGGATAGAGGTCCCTTGCCAATGGTGGTCGATGTTCATGGAGGGCCCTGGGTGCGCGATAGTTGGGGCTATAACCCGGAAGCACAATGGTTTGCCAATCGTGGCTATGCCTGCTTACAGGTGAATTATCGTGGCTCGACGGGCTATGGAAAGGATTTCTTGAATGCAGGCAATCGCGAGTGGGGAGGAAAGATGCACGATGACCTGGTGGATGGTGTGCATTGGGCGATTGAGCAAGGGATCGCGGACGCCAAAAAAGTGGCGATTTATGGCGGCTCGTATGGTGGCTATGCAGCCCTGGTAGGAGCAACATTTACACCCGATGTTTTCTGCTGCGCTGTTGACATCGTGGGACCCAGCAATCTGATCACGCTCATCAAGACTATTCCACCCTACTGGACACCGCTGCTGGTGGTGTTTTATAAGCGTGTCGGTAACCCGGATACTGAGGAGGAGTTCCTGAAATCGCGCTCTCCATTGTTCAAGGTCGATCAAATCAAAATACCGATTTTAATTGCTCAAGGTGCCAATGATCCTCGCGTGAAACAGAGCGAGTCGGAGCAGATTGTCGAGGCCATGAAAAGCAAAGGCATCGAGTACGAATATATGCTCTTCCCAGATGAGGGACACGGTTTTGCCAGGCCGGAGAATCGCCTGAAATTTTACGCGGCAGCTGAGAAATTCCTGGCAAAGCACCTGGGTGGGCGTTACGAAGAGTGA
- a CDS encoding FHA domain-containing protein has protein sequence MSEMLAFTTLVLGLSIFGGNTTYIIAGAAIVIAAIIAIVAVMLFRGGKKKPASSAGSGLPDWQRQAQQQGANGAWNQGGAVGGDNAWGQVGQQQPAAWGAQQQPAAGGWDAQNPAQQQAAWGAQAGAQQAAWGAQNPAQQQPGGWGAQGFGQQQQPAAGAWDAQNPAQQPAAWGAQGFGQQQQPVANAWDAQQQAAWGAQAGQAQGLGQQPGAWDAQNAAQQQAGGWGAQGAQQPAGGWGAQSGQQADAWGSPASSPQGSSGQQAWGGVPVQTSQDQWGQQQAAPAWNQPVQQNNQQAPTAFSGSGSGQSWGQPAPAADAWGQPAQPQAGWGSNFQQPSPAQSPSSGSAPGWPGQGQGFAGAGAANPMQMPGQGYSAGTPFDSEDKTIMRSTGPQAPGRLGIIRVEEGKEPGRVYEVRKDSLSIGRSRESDIFLEDLAVSRLHASIVNLGNGNYALRDEGSANGTKVNGQTVNKYQPYPLQEGDKIQLGQTVLVFAKR, from the coding sequence ATGAGTGAGATGCTCGCCTTTACAACTCTGGTACTGGGATTATCGATCTTTGGGGGGAACACAACCTATATTATTGCCGGCGCTGCGATAGTTATAGCCGCGATCATAGCGATTGTGGCAGTAATGCTTTTCCGTGGCGGCAAGAAAAAGCCAGCTTCCTCCGCCGGGTCAGGGTTGCCTGATTGGCAGCGCCAGGCCCAGCAACAGGGGGCGAATGGTGCATGGAATCAGGGCGGCGCTGTAGGCGGTGATAATGCCTGGGGACAGGTAGGGCAGCAACAGCCTGCCGCCTGGGGCGCTCAGCAGCAGCCCGCGGCAGGTGGTTGGGATGCGCAAAATCCGGCTCAGCAGCAAGCCGCCTGGGGTGCTCAGGCTGGCGCGCAACAGGCGGCCTGGGGAGCGCAAAATCCGGCCCAGCAACAGCCAGGTGGTTGGGGAGCACAGGGCTTTGGTCAGCAGCAACAGCCTGCCGCCGGCGCCTGGGACGCTCAGAATCCCGCGCAGCAGCCCGCGGCGTGGGGAGCACAGGGCTTTGGTCAGCAGCAACAGCCTGTGGCAAATGCCTGGGATGCTCAGCAGCAGGCGGCATGGGGAGCACAAGCAGGTCAGGCGCAAGGCCTTGGTCAGCAACCCGGCGCGTGGGATGCGCAAAATGCTGCTCAACAGCAGGCAGGCGGTTGGGGAGCGCAGGGTGCTCAACAACCGGCAGGTGGCTGGGGAGCGCAGAGTGGTCAGCAGGCCGATGCCTGGGGAAGTCCGGCCTCATCCCCGCAGGGTAGCAGCGGCCAGCAAGCATGGGGCGGAGTTCCAGTACAAACGTCTCAAGACCAATGGGGGCAACAGCAAGCGGCTCCTGCGTGGAATCAACCGGTCCAGCAGAACAATCAGCAGGCGCCCACTGCGTTTAGCGGCAGCGGTTCCGGCCAATCATGGGGACAACCCGCTCCGGCGGCCGATGCATGGGGGCAGCCCGCGCAGCCGCAGGCTGGCTGGGGTTCAAATTTCCAGCAGCCGTCACCGGCTCAGTCCCCTTCTTCAGGGTCTGCACCTGGATGGCCGGGGCAGGGACAAGGATTCGCAGGGGCAGGAGCGGCGAACCCGATGCAAATGCCGGGACAGGGCTACAGCGCAGGTACACCTTTCGATAGCGAAGATAAGACAATTATGCGTAGTACAGGCCCACAGGCTCCAGGACGCCTGGGTATTATACGCGTCGAGGAGGGGAAAGAGCCAGGGCGAGTCTATGAAGTGCGCAAAGATAGTCTTAGCATCGGACGTAGTCGTGAAAGCGATATCTTCCTCGAAGACCTGGCGGTTTCACGCCTCCATGCCTCAATTGTCAACCTGGGCAATGGCAATTATGCGCTGAGAGATGAGGGAAGCGCCAATGGCACGAAAGTCAACGGTCAGACTGTCAACAAGTACCAGCCTTACCCACTGCAGGAGGGAGATAAAATTCAACTCGGACAAACTGTATTAGTATTCGCCAAACGTTGA
- a CDS encoding response regulator has translation MKATTSKEAARILIVEDDFDIKQILGVYLKHAGFEVLSASDGSEAIQVVPEFCPDLIVLDLMMQPVDGWAVLDWLNAAQPESQPPPLSSIPVLVLTALNNLGEQVRGFEKGAIEYMTKPTQPRMIVERIRTILALSAEQRAMLHRKRIDEQRETLERVSAPQADEFVYE, from the coding sequence ATGAAAGCAACCACAAGTAAAGAGGCGGCCCGTATTCTGATCGTTGAGGATGACTTCGACATCAAGCAGATATTGGGCGTCTATCTCAAGCACGCCGGTTTCGAGGTGTTGAGCGCATCGGACGGCAGCGAAGCCATACAGGTCGTCCCAGAATTTTGTCCAGACCTGATCGTACTCGATCTCATGATGCAGCCGGTCGATGGCTGGGCCGTTTTGGACTGGCTCAATGCAGCACAGCCAGAGTCTCAGCCACCTCCCCTTTCATCCATACCTGTTCTGGTGCTGACCGCGCTCAACAATTTGGGAGAACAGGTGCGTGGCTTTGAAAAGGGTGCTATAGAATACATGACAAAACCAACACAGCCACGTATGATCGTCGAGCGCATTCGTACTATACTGGCCCTCAGTGCAGAACAGCGTGCCATGCTACATCGCAAGCGTATCGATGAGCAGCGTGAAACCCTTGAACGTGTTTCGGCTCCCCAGGCGGATGAATTCGTGTATGAGTAG
- a CDS encoding glycosyltransferase family 1 protein, giving the protein MKIGINSLFFQFPNSGSGQYLSHLIHALAEVDEENEYVLLGPRPLLSRLDDNMSRFSTVIKPVPGLASRNENVEKLIWEQYTGPAAACKAGVDIFHVPYFAPPYFPRTPTVVTIHDVIPMRLPLYRAGASVNAYMKLVARAAHRATLVIAVSQHARQDIIDALHLPAERIRVIYEAAGEEYQPVTNEAKLAEVRKRYGVGSRYIFYLGGLDARKNVPQLVRAFAHVYGRLGDPNLQLLIAGNPDKQSGPLFPDPRPVAANLGMTGQVIYRFIEEEDKAAVYSAASVFVFPSLYEGFGLDPLEAMSCGAPVICSNRTSLPEVVGDAAITLDPNDTDALVEAMYNVLTNDALATDLRARSLQRAALFSWRKTAAETVAVYKEAYLRSKKKR; this is encoded by the coding sequence ATGAAAATAGGCATCAATAGTCTCTTCTTTCAATTCCCCAACAGTGGCAGCGGGCAATATCTTTCTCATTTGATACATGCTCTGGCCGAGGTTGACGAGGAAAATGAGTATGTCCTGTTAGGGCCGCGTCCTCTATTATCCCGGCTCGATGATAATATGAGCAGGTTTTCTACTGTGATAAAACCTGTCCCTGGCCTTGCCTCGCGCAATGAAAACGTAGAAAAGCTAATCTGGGAACAATATACAGGCCCCGCTGCCGCGTGTAAGGCCGGCGTGGATATCTTTCACGTGCCTTATTTCGCGCCGCCCTACTTTCCGCGCACTCCCACCGTCGTCACGATTCATGATGTGATTCCCATGCGCCTGCCACTCTATCGTGCCGGTGCCAGTGTCAACGCGTATATGAAACTGGTGGCCCGCGCCGCGCATAGGGCTACATTGGTGATCGCCGTTTCCCAGCATGCCAGGCAGGATATAATAGATGCCCTGCATCTTCCTGCCGAGCGTATTCGCGTGATTTATGAGGCGGCGGGAGAAGAGTATCAACCTGTTACCAATGAGGCAAAACTGGCGGAGGTGCGCAAACGCTATGGCGTGGGTTCGCGCTATATCTTTTATCTCGGCGGGCTAGATGCACGTAAAAATGTGCCACAGTTGGTGCGCGCCTTCGCTCATGTGTATGGGCGGCTGGGCGACCCCAATTTGCAACTGTTGATTGCCGGCAACCCGGATAAGCAAAGTGGGCCGCTCTTCCCCGATCCACGCCCCGTCGCGGCGAACCTGGGTATGACGGGCCAGGTCATTTATCGCTTCATCGAGGAGGAGGATAAGGCCGCTGTCTATAGCGCTGCGAGCGTGTTTGTGTTTCCCTCGCTTTACGAGGGTTTCGGGCTGGACCCCCTGGAGGCAATGAGCTGCGGCGCCCCGGTGATCTGCTCCAATCGTACATCATTGCCGGAAGTCGTTGGAGATGCCGCGATTACCCTTGATCCCAATGATACAGATGCGCTGGTCGAGGCCATGTACAATGTACTGACGAACGATGCGCTCGCGACTGATTTGCGAGCGCGTTCGCTACAGCGTGCCGCGCTATTCAGCTGGCGCAAGACGGCGGCAGAGACCGTCGCCGTTTACAAAGAGGCGTATCTACGAAGCAAAAAGAAGAGATAA
- a CDS encoding glycosyltransferase family 1 protein, with protein MRIAIDYTAAVRQGAGVGNYVRSLVDAMLAQDTTNQYILLTSGRPTKERPFPVAQNVRGRSVFIPDRYLNILWYRWRLPLYATFFTGQVDIYHGPDFVLPPLNGKLRKVVTVHDLAFLEHPEYAVPELAVYLTKVVPEAISAADAVAAVSQATKQALIEHFKTPAEKITVIPNGIRPTFRRITDPLLLGATRNKYELKHPLILGVGTLEPRKNHLGLIKAFYQAQASGGSGKGKKQQQRPAMLALAGGPGWLYDETRQLVADLKLEKKVRFLGRVSELELITLYSLTDVFAFPSFFEGFGVPPLEAMACGAPVITSNTSSLPEVVGDAALLVDPHDTNELARAITRLIEDEQLREELRQKGYEQVKQFTWPNSARKMLSLYEYLYKEGRAG; from the coding sequence ATGCGTATTGCTATTGACTATACGGCGGCGGTCCGGCAAGGAGCCGGCGTCGGAAATTATGTACGCAGCCTGGTCGATGCCATGCTCGCGCAGGATACCACGAACCAGTATATCCTGCTGACAAGTGGACGCCCCACAAAGGAGCGTCCTTTTCCTGTTGCGCAGAATGTGCGAGGGCGCAGCGTCTTTATCCCCGACCGCTATCTGAACATCCTCTGGTATCGCTGGCGTCTGCCGCTTTACGCCACGTTTTTCACCGGGCAGGTAGATATCTACCATGGGCCCGACTTTGTGTTGCCCCCGCTCAACGGCAAATTGCGCAAGGTCGTAACCGTCCACGACCTGGCCTTTTTAGAACATCCAGAGTATGCCGTCCCTGAGCTTGCAGTCTATCTGACGAAAGTTGTACCGGAAGCAATCAGCGCCGCCGATGCAGTGGCCGCCGTCTCGCAAGCAACGAAGCAGGCGCTTATCGAACACTTCAAGACGCCGGCGGAAAAGATTACCGTCATCCCTAACGGCATCCGGCCAACGTTCCGGCGCATTACCGACCCGCTACTGCTGGGAGCAACGCGCAATAAATATGAACTGAAACATCCATTAATACTGGGTGTTGGCACGTTGGAGCCGCGCAAAAATCATCTTGGATTGATTAAGGCTTTCTACCAGGCACAGGCCAGTGGTGGAAGCGGAAAGGGTAAGAAGCAGCAGCAGCGACCGGCAATGCTGGCTCTTGCCGGCGGTCCTGGCTGGCTCTATGACGAGACGCGGCAACTGGTGGCCGACTTGAAACTTGAGAAGAAGGTTCGTTTTCTAGGGCGTGTGAGCGAGCTTGAATTGATTACGTTGTATAGCCTGACTGACGTGTTCGCTTTCCCGTCCTTTTTTGAGGGCTTTGGCGTGCCGCCTCTGGAAGCTATGGCCTGTGGCGCTCCCGTCATCACCTCGAATACATCTTCTTTGCCGGAGGTGGTGGGCGACGCGGCGTTGCTGGTCGATCCACACGATACGAACGAACTGGCAAGGGCCATTACCCGCCTCATCGAGGATGAACAATTGCGCGAGGAGCTGCGCCAGAAAGGTTACGAGCAAGTCAAACAGTTTACCTGGCCCAACTCGGCCCGCAAAATGCTTTCTTTATATGAATATCTTTATAAAGAGGGGCGAGCCGGATGA
- a CDS encoding serine/threonine-protein kinase — translation MQRDPLIGTMLGKYKILAPLGQGGMARVYRARQENLDREVAVKVLPPWYASDPNFVERFTQEAKLVAGLSHPNIVTVHDASQQNGHLYIVMQLVDGGTLKQQLDILHLTGGSNMPFMDLLEANRIFQQLASALAYAHEQGIVHRDIKPVNVLMDRTGRPILSDFGIAKVLQGNKGLTRPGAGVGTPEYMSPEQCMGGPVDGRADIYALGVMLFEALTGRTPFVGENYHAIAHSHIYEPPPDPCMFNPSIPLPVRDVIITTLQKRPEMRYQNASELANALDMAVTASNKHASIPRTSSFIDRVPTRPITPSDFEASNSSAGNHKGQPYTVQAMYPCPNCHSANKPEVSYCIRCGSYMNLCSNCYRANRAKDRFCTRCGQQLQ, via the coding sequence ATGCAACGTGACCCCTTAATCGGGACAATGCTTGGCAAGTATAAGATCCTGGCCCCCCTCGGCCAGGGTGGAATGGCTCGTGTCTATAGAGCACGTCAGGAGAACCTTGATCGTGAAGTGGCAGTCAAGGTTCTTCCGCCCTGGTATGCTTCGGATCCTAACTTTGTCGAACGCTTTACGCAGGAAGCCAAATTAGTTGCCGGGCTCTCCCATCCTAATATCGTGACCGTCCATGATGCCAGCCAGCAAAATGGCCACCTGTATATTGTGATGCAACTGGTGGATGGGGGAACCCTGAAGCAGCAGCTTGATATCCTGCATCTTACCGGTGGGTCGAATATGCCCTTTATGGATTTGCTGGAGGCCAACCGTATATTTCAGCAGCTTGCGAGCGCCCTGGCATACGCGCACGAGCAAGGTATCGTTCATCGCGATATCAAGCCGGTCAATGTCTTGATGGACCGCACGGGCAGGCCTATCCTCTCGGATTTCGGCATAGCAAAAGTGCTTCAAGGGAATAAAGGGCTGACCCGCCCGGGAGCAGGCGTAGGGACACCCGAATATATGTCGCCGGAGCAATGCATGGGGGGACCGGTAGACGGAAGAGCGGATATTTACGCGCTTGGCGTGATGTTGTTCGAGGCCCTTACCGGGCGTACTCCTTTCGTGGGAGAAAACTATCATGCTATCGCTCATAGTCATATTTATGAACCACCGCCCGACCCCTGCATGTTCAATCCATCTATTCCTTTACCGGTACGCGATGTGATTATTACCACGCTACAGAAAAGGCCTGAGATGCGCTACCAAAACGCGAGCGAGCTGGCAAATGCGCTCGATATGGCGGTGACTGCCTCGAATAAGCATGCTTCCATTCCGCGAACAAGCAGCTTTATTGATCGCGTTCCTACAAGGCCTATAACTCCCTCGGATTTTGAGGCTAGCAATTCAAGCGCGGGGAATCACAAGGGCCAGCCCTACACGGTTCAAGCCATGTATCCTTGCCCCAATTGCCATTCGGCTAATAAGCCAGAAGTGAGCTATTGCATTCGCTGTGGCTCCTACATGAATCTTTGTTCCAATTGCTATCGCGCGAATCGTGCTAAAGATCGTTTCTGCACGCGCTGCGGGCAACAATTGCAATGA
- a CDS encoding glycosyltransferase, giving the protein MRVLMISKALVAGTSQRKLEELAKCPDVELTLVTPEYWNRDDGSKQVLERLYTSGYRMIVTPMRLNGSFHLHYYPHLHQIMREVRPEIVHIDEEPYNFATFHAMYLSQQQKARALFFTWQNLLRNYPPPFRQMELYNYRHAAAALAGNRDAADVLRRKGYSGPIHIIPQFGFDTEIYKRREPRVPRKAGEPFTFGFLGRLVEDKGLPLMVEALAGLPEYCRVVFIGNGPMKSVLEQEAARLGVSERVTFKEGIPTFQVPDVLQRMDALVLPSLTRPNWKEQFGRILAEAMACETPVIGSDSGEIPYVIGDAGLVFHEGDAQELIACIRRLLDDPELYATLAKKGRQRVLENYTQEQIARQTYEVYREMLENGPTVKQERKQDDGRKSEAFK; this is encoded by the coding sequence ATGCGAGTTTTGATGATTTCAAAGGCGCTGGTCGCGGGTACTTCCCAGCGCAAGCTTGAAGAATTGGCGAAATGCCCTGATGTTGAACTGACCCTGGTAACACCGGAATACTGGAATCGCGATGATGGCAGCAAGCAGGTACTCGAACGTCTCTACACGAGCGGCTACCGCATGATCGTCACGCCCATGAGGCTAAACGGCAGCTTTCACCTGCATTACTATCCGCACCTTCACCAGATCATGCGCGAGGTGCGGCCCGAGATCGTGCATATCGACGAGGAGCCGTATAATTTTGCTACGTTCCATGCGATGTACCTGTCGCAGCAGCAAAAGGCGCGCGCCTTATTTTTCACCTGGCAGAATCTTTTGCGTAACTATCCGCCGCCGTTTCGCCAGATGGAGCTGTACAATTATCGTCACGCAGCTGCCGCGCTGGCAGGAAATCGCGATGCCGCGGATGTTTTGAGGCGCAAGGGCTACAGCGGCCCTATTCATATTATCCCGCAATTCGGTTTCGATACGGAAATCTACAAACGCCGCGAACCTCGCGTGCCTCGCAAAGCCGGTGAGCCGTTCACATTCGGCTTTCTTGGTCGTCTCGTCGAGGACAAGGGGTTGCCGCTGATGGTGGAGGCCCTGGCCGGCCTGCCAGAGTATTGCCGCGTGGTCTTTATCGGAAACGGGCCGATGAAATCTGTGCTGGAGCAGGAAGCAGCACGCCTGGGAGTCAGCGAACGGGTCACGTTCAAAGAAGGGATTCCTACTTTTCAGGTTCCAGACGTATTACAAAGAATGGATGCGCTCGTCTTGCCTTCCCTGACACGTCCAAACTGGAAAGAGCAGTTTGGACGCATACTGGCCGAGGCGATGGCTTGCGAAACGCCGGTGATTGGTTCTGATAGCGGCGAAATTCCCTATGTGATAGGTGATGCCGGACTGGTTTTCCACGAAGGCGACGCCCAGGAATTGATTGCCTGCATACGCCGTTTGCTGGATGACCCGGAACTATACGCAACGCTGGCAAAAAAGGGCAGACAGCGTGTGCTGGAGAACTATACCCAGGAACAAATTGCGCGGCAAACATATGAGGTGTATAGGGAGATGTTGGAAAACGGTCCTACAGTAAAACAAGAGAGGAAGCAGGATGATGGACGAAAATCAGAAGCATTCAAATAA
- a CDS encoding protein kinase: MSGDMIGRVIKGRYKLIDELARGSFATVYIARDIKSNRIYAVKVMHLEFSDDGELLARFQREAHILLHLSDPHIVQIFDYGDESDMHYIVMDYIDGQNLKYQTLTSGPMDPLRALNYARQIAEGLDTAYKHGVVHRDIKPQNIVINSRDVVKITDFGLSRSRETVTLTQSNVFMGTAYYIPPEQAESGRSADTRSDLYSVAAVLFEMLTGRPPFEGETAVDIVVKHMNEKVPSICRLRPDLPVEMDQFMQKAMAKSPADRYSTPQEFISALEQLQQQIQAMQPTDRQEALERHQGGEGKFEQQKPQVRVGAQGTSGEPGRRAGGNEPKTDGKQAKSTEPPAKKAYLLVLASGQTIALNGELMVVGRQDPVLGIFPEINLADKTVGRRHAYLRNQQGHYTVEDLNALNKTRLNGVVLTPHEERALKDGDILRFGSVEVRFELR, translated from the coding sequence ATGAGCGGTGACATGATTGGTCGTGTCATCAAGGGGCGCTACAAACTCATTGATGAGCTGGCACGTGGCAGTTTTGCTACTGTCTATATCGCGCGCGATATCAAGAGCAATCGCATCTATGCCGTCAAGGTCATGCATCTTGAATTCTCGGACGATGGTGAGTTGCTGGCACGTTTCCAACGCGAGGCGCATATTCTTTTGCATCTCAGCGACCCCCATATCGTGCAAATTTTTGACTATGGGGACGAGAGCGATATGCATTATATCGTGATGGACTACATCGACGGTCAGAACTTGAAATATCAGACACTGACATCCGGGCCGATGGACCCGTTGCGAGCCTTGAATTACGCGCGGCAGATAGCGGAGGGGCTAGATACCGCTTATAAGCATGGCGTGGTGCATCGAGATATTAAACCGCAGAATATTGTGATCAACAGCAGGGATGTCGTCAAGATTACCGATTTTGGCCTATCGCGCAGCCGTGAGACGGTGACGCTGACGCAGTCCAATGTGTTTATGGGAACGGCTTACTATATTCCGCCGGAACAGGCGGAAAGTGGGCGTTCGGCAGATACGCGTTCTGACCTGTATTCTGTAGCTGCTGTGCTATTTGAGATGCTGACCGGTCGCCCTCCATTCGAGGGAGAAACAGCGGTAGACATTGTAGTGAAGCACATGAACGAAAAAGTGCCATCGATTTGTCGCCTGCGTCCCGACCTGCCGGTTGAGATGGACCAGTTCATGCAGAAGGCCATGGCGAAATCGCCGGCGGATCGTTATAGCACGCCGCAAGAGTTCATCTCGGCGCTCGAGCAATTACAACAGCAGATACAAGCTATGCAGCCGACAGACCGGCAAGAGGCATTGGAGCGGCATCAGGGAGGAGAAGGCAAATTCGAACAACAAAAACCGCAAGTCAGAGTAGGTGCGCAAGGTACATCAGGGGAACCAGGGAGACGAGCCGGAGGGAATGAACCAAAAACAGATGGGAAACAGGCAAAATCGACGGAACCTCCTGCAAAAAAGGCGTACCTGCTCGTTCTGGCAAGTGGGCAGACCATTGCCTTAAATGGGGAGTTGATGGTGGTTGGTCGCCAGGACCCGGTACTGGGTATCTTTCCAGAGATAAATCTCGCGGATAAGACGGTGGGCAGGCGTCATGCCTACTTGCGCAACCAGCAGGGGCACTATACCGTAGAAGACCTTAATGCCTTAAATAAAACGCGCTTAAATGGAGTAGTGTTAACGCCACATGAGGAGCGTGCGCTTAAAGATGGTGATATACTGCGATTCGGGAGTGTAGAAGTCCGTTTTGAATTACGATAG